GACGTCTTCAATTGTTTCTTCGCGGTCTGCGTAATAACGGGAGATGGCTTCTTCGACCGCTGTCTGACTGGAGACCGCTCCTCGAATTTCGTGTCCCAGAAAATTCCGCAGGTCGTCAAGGGTGGCGACATTCTGCGGATCCGCCATCGCCACTGTCAGCACATTGTCTATCAGAGAAATGGGCATGATCTTATAGATCTCTGCCATTGTCTCCGGAACGATTTCGAGCACGTTTGACGGAACGTTGGTTTCGCCGAGGTCAATGACCGGCATTCCCCACTGTTCCGCCAGTGCCTGAGTGACCTGATCCTGTGTCACATGCCCCATGCGGACCGCGACCTGTCCGATGATTTCACCGGGACTCTGTTTTTGTTCTTCCAGAACATCCCAAAGCTGGTCATCGGTGAGATAACCGAGGTCGATCAGGATCTGTCCGAGTTTGCGCTGGGCCATGTCTTGATTCGAAAACTGTTAGGGGTAAGCGAATGGCAGGTTACATACCGGATTCTAATATCCCGTTATAGGGACTGACACACAAACAGGGGACCAGAGTCCGCTGCCTGCCAGTTAACTTTTGTCGACCGTCAGGGGGAAAATACAGCACTCTGTTTTCATGACACGGAAACCTGTTTCCACTTCTAATCATCATATTCATCATCGTCATCATCTTCGTCGTCGTCAAATATTCCGCGTTTTGCCCGTTCGACGCGTACCCGGAGTTCGCCCGGGTTATTTGAACGGGTGATGACATCATGTTCGTCACACAATCCGTTCTTCCACAGGTTGAACAGGGAATCGTCCAGCAGGGTCATGCCGAATTTGCGTCCCGTTTGAATCGACGAATTGATGCGGAAGGTCTTGCCTTCACGAATCAGGTTGGCAATGGCACTGGTGACGACCAGCATTTCGTAAGCCGCAACCAGTCCTTTAGGTTTTCGAGGCAACAGGGCCTGGCTGAGAATACCAATGATAGCGTTGGCCAGCTGAGTTCGAACCTGTTCCTGCTGGTTGGTGGGGAACACATCGATAATTCGGTCTACCGTCCCCTGGGCACCGGTGGTGTGCAGAGTTCCAAAGACAACGTGTCCGGTTTCGGCAGCCGTAATTGCTGCTGAAATGGTCTCCAGATCTCGCATTTCTCCTACGAGGATGACATCCGGATCCATGCGGAGTGCTCGACGCAGCGCTTCCGGAAAACTGGGGACATCGACTCCCACTTCACGCTGGTTGATTGTCGATCTTTTATGATCGTGATAGTACTCAATCGGATCTTCCAGTGTGATAATGTGATGATCCGTGTTCTGATTGAGCCAGTTGATCATACTGGCCAGACTGGTTGTTTTCCCGGAGCCCGTTGGTCCGGTTACCAGGAACAGGCCCCGAGTACGCTGAATCAATTCTCGAACGACGGGCGGCAGGCCCAGTTGCTCAAAGGTTAGAAATTCACTGGGAATTCGCCGCAGGACCATCGCGATCATACCGCGTTGCTTGAATACGGAGACGCGGAATCTTGCCTGATCCCCGTAAGCGAACCCGAAGTCCGTCCCTCCAACTTCCTGCAACTCCTGCTGATTTCGCTCAGGAGTGATGCTCTTCATCAGCGAAGTTGTGTCTTCTTTAGTGAGGGTCTTGGTTTCCAGCTGAACCAGTCGACCACTCGAACGCACTACCGGCGGCTGACCGACAGTGATATGCAGGTCACTGAGGTCTTCGCGACAGACAGTTTCAAGAAGCTTGTCAATTTGAATCTGACGAGCCATTACGAGAATTCCTGTTGAAATTCATTTAGTACAATACGACTGGTTTGGCCTCTGCCGACGCTGCTGACTCGTCCTGGATAAGCCCGTGTGATTTCTTCCACCCCATTGTCAGTTTCTGGTTTTGCGAGGTTGCCGTCGGATGTTGTGTAATCAAACACTCGGATGGAAGCCGCCGGCATGTAAACTACTACTCTGACTTACAGGCTTTCTTCAAAGCGGATATGGCTATTGTGCTTAGACAGGAGATCCGCTCGACGAGGTCAGCGAAATGACGCACTCCTGATCTGCTCAGTGTCCCCCCATTGTTAGTTTGCGGACTTCGGAAAGTGTAGTCACCCCCTGTGCTGCCTTGTCTTTGGCGTCGTCTGCCAGAGTTCTCATCCCAAACAATCGAGCCTGTCGGCGGATGTTTTGAGACGGTTCACTGTTAAATGCCATTTCACGAAGTGTTGAATTCATCGTCATCAATTCAAAGACAGCACGACGTCCACGATAACCGGTGTGCTGACATGCCGAACAGCCACGGCCCCGAACCCAGTTTCCGTCTTCCAGTTCGTCAGGTGTCATTCCGAAAAAGTCAACTTCCTCAGGCGTTGGCTGATACGGCTCGCGGCATTTCTCGCAGGTTACCTTGACAAGACGCTGAGCCAGTACCGCCATCAGCGAACAGGCGACCAGAAAAGGCTGGACCCCCATGTCGATTAGACGTGTAACGGCGCCGGGCGCATCGTTCGTGTGAAGTGTGCTGAAAACCAGGTGTCCAGTCAAGGACGCTTGGATTGCCATTTCTCCGGTCTCTGTGTCGCGGATTTCACCCACCAGGATGACGTTGGGTGCCTGCCTGAGCATGGCCTTAATGATCTTGCCGAAATCGAGCCCAATGCTGTGCTTCACTTCCACCTGATTGATACCGGCGAGGTAGTACTCAACGGGATCCTCTGCAGTAATAATCTTGCGGTCGGGCCGGTTCAGTTCACCCAAAGCACTGTAAAGTGTGGTCGTTTTTCCTGATCCCGTGGGACCGGTTACCAGGAAAATGCCGTTCGGCCTGCGAATGATGTTCTGAAACGTGCGGTAGTTGTCTTCTCCAAATCCCAGATTCCGGATGCCGATTTTAATATTGTCGCGGTCGAGGATTCTCATCACGATCGCCTGCCCGTGATTGGTGGGCAAGATACTGACTCTCAGATCGAATTCCTTGTTGCCCAGACGGTGTTTGATGCGTCCGTCCTGCGGACGCCGTTTTTCAGAAATGTCCATGTTAGCCATGATCTTGAAACGAGAAACCAACGCCGCCAGAAGGCGTTTGGGTGGGCTGTCTCGTTCAATCAGTGCACCATCGATGCGATAACGAATTCGAATCCGGTCGTCGAACGGTTCCACGTGGATATCGCTGGCCCTCATTTGCATGGCTTCTGCCACGATCAAATTCGCCAGGCGAATGATGGGCGCGCCGTCATCTTCTTCGCCCTCCATCGCCCGAGTGGCTTCCACTTCCGTGAAATCGATCTCTGTTTCAGTGAAGTCAGAAATCATGGTGTCAACAGATTCTGTCTCTGTCTGACCGTAGTGACGGTTAATTGCCCCCTGAATAGATTCCATGGGAGCCATGACGATCTTTAACTCCCGGTTCAGCATAAATCTGAGTTTGTCCAGCACATCAATATTGTTCGGATTGTGCATGGCGATGACGACGGCGGCACCATCTACCTCGACGGGGATGACAATGTTTTCACGAGCCAGCGACTCCGTCACCATTTCAATGACACTATTGGGGATCTGTCTTCCTTCCAGATCGACGAATTCGTGACCGAAGTGATCTGCCTGAACTCTTGCCAGGTCATTTCCCTGGATATATCCCAGCCGAACCAGCGCATCTTCCACCGTGAGTCCCACGTTGGCCGCCATGCTGCGGGCTTCCTCCAGTTGAGAGTCACCAACTGTGCCGTCTTCCACAAATCGTTGCAGCCAGTCAGACATGTATTGCTCCACTTAACCCGGCCGACGCTAATGAAAAAATCACCATGCGCTGCGGAAACTGTTCAAGGGGGATTCGAAATTCAAAGGATCAGCTACTGAAGTCTGGCTGATCGGTCTGCTGTTGCGTGTCTGATTTCCTCGGTGAACTTACGTCAGTCGTGTTCACATTCCAGTCGCCGATGATGTTCGCCTGTACGAAACACCCTCAATCCCTGCAATTAGAAGGGTTTAACTCCGGAGACTCAAGAGACTGTGTTGTTGATTACCAGGGCCGGTGCATATCCTTTCGTTAATACTAAGTTGCCCAGATATCGTGTTTTGCCTGTTCGGGCGTTCGTGATGTCGTATGAAACTGACCGGAACACTGTCGTGATAATTTTCAGAAAAGTCGCGAAGTGATGCCGGTGAGCAGGATCCTGGCTTCTAACAGTTGCTTCCAAACAGACACATCGAACTTAGGCATTTGATGGCTCAGTCGATTTCGCGATGCTGTGTGCCGGAAGTACTGGTCGCAGGTGTTCAATTTCCGACTTCAGGCTACCCATCACAGGGGAGAGTACGTGTCCTTCACGGACTGTGCGTCTGAGGCCTCAATCGACAAAAAACGCCCGAATGCTGGAAGCATTCGGGCGTTTTATTCTGACAGTCTGGAAATACTGGAAATAACCGTATCAGGCTGAAAAACCTGGCCGACTGGGACGGGTCTTTAAGGCATTAGCCTGGTCGTCACCAATGAATTCTTCAGTATCAGGGTCAAATGTCAGTTCACGTCCGAGCATCAGAGCAATATTGCACATATGGCAGGATGTCATGGTTCGGTGATGTGTATGCACATCAGACACTGGATCTGTGCGACTTTCGATACTGTCGAAAAAATTCTGCATGTGGCGTGTTGGTTCTCCACCATAGAGATCGGCCACCACGTCGTTGAGTTTCCGGTGGTCAGCTTCGGTTAATTGTTCAACCGGTCTGCCGACCATCTTCCCACGATTCACGAAGAAGCGACCTTCACTACCTTCAAACAGGATCCCGTTGCCTTCCTTGATCCTGCCGTCTTCAGAGACGTATTTGTCATTGACGGTCATCCTTGTGCCATTGGCAAAATCAAGTTCGATATTGAAATTCATGGCCGTGTTGAACACGTTTGGTAATGTTATTTCGCCCTCAAACCAACGATTGAAATCAAAGTTTTCAGGCACGCTGGAGGGAAAGTTTCCGGTTCCTTTGATTTTGACGGCCCCGGTGTTTTCATTTCCCAGTGCCCAATGTGCGATATCAATGTGATGGGCCCCCCAGTCGGTCATCTTGCCGCCAGAGTATTCAAAGAACCAGCGGAACCTTTTGCGACGCTCTTCCATGTAAAGTGCTTCGGGAGCCGGACCGAGCCACATGTTCCAGTCGAGCCCT
This Fuerstiella sp. DNA region includes the following protein-coding sequences:
- the tadA gene encoding Flp pilus assembly complex ATPase component TadA — protein: MSDWLQRFVEDGTVGDSQLEEARSMAANVGLTVEDALVRLGYIQGNDLARVQADHFGHEFVDLEGRQIPNSVIEMVTESLARENIVIPVEVDGAAVVIAMHNPNNIDVLDKLRFMLNRELKIVMAPMESIQGAINRHYGQTETESVDTMISDFTETEIDFTEVEATRAMEGEEDDGAPIIRLANLIVAEAMQMRASDIHVEPFDDRIRIRYRIDGALIERDSPPKRLLAALVSRFKIMANMDISEKRRPQDGRIKHRLGNKEFDLRVSILPTNHGQAIVMRILDRDNIKIGIRNLGFGEDNYRTFQNIIRRPNGIFLVTGPTGSGKTTTLYSALGELNRPDRKIITAEDPVEYYLAGINQVEVKHSIGLDFGKIIKAMLRQAPNVILVGEIRDTETGEMAIQASLTGHLVFSTLHTNDAPGAVTRLIDMGVQPFLVACSLMAVLAQRLVKVTCEKCREPYQPTPEEVDFFGMTPDELEDGNWVRGRGCSACQHTGYRGRRAVFELMTMNSTLREMAFNSEPSQNIRRQARLFGMRTLADDAKDKAAQGVTTLSEVRKLTMGGH
- a CDS encoding Gfo/Idh/MocA family oxidoreductase: MSNTRRQFLKQSTAAGTAMSLPLFWQKAQGARQEANDRKTVASVGVGGSRGRYNRGGSIAMQASKLGQTIAVCDVDQPHNQEFNAKFDNQLYMFTDYRDMLEKTSPDIVTIGTPDHWHVPIAIAAMRAGADVYCEKPLTLTIEEGQRVSRIAKETGCVFQVGTQQRSEYDQKFLQAIAMVREGYIGNNVTAHIAIGGAPEGGPFEATEPPEGLDWNMWLGPAPEALYMEERRKRFRWFFEYSGGKMTDWGAHHIDIAHWALGNENTGAVKIKGTGNFPSSVPENFDFNRWFEGEITLPNVFNTAMNFNIELDFANGTRMTVNDKYVSEDGRIKEGNGILFEGSEGRFFVNRGKMVGRPVEQLTEADHRKLNDVVADLYGGEPTRHMQNFFDSIESRTDPVSDVHTHHRTMTSCHMCNIALMLGRELTFDPDTEEFIGDDQANALKTRPSRPGFSA
- a CDS encoding type IV pilus twitching motility protein PilT produces the protein MARQIQIDKLLETVCREDLSDLHITVGQPPVVRSSGRLVQLETKTLTKEDTTSLMKSITPERNQQELQEVGGTDFGFAYGDQARFRVSVFKQRGMIAMVLRRIPSEFLTFEQLGLPPVVRELIQRTRGLFLVTGPTGSGKTTSLASMINWLNQNTDHHIITLEDPIEYYHDHKRSTINQREVGVDVPSFPEALRRALRMDPDVILVGEMRDLETISAAITAAETGHVVFGTLHTTGAQGTVDRIIDVFPTNQQEQVRTQLANAIIGILSQALLPRKPKGLVAAYEMLVVTSAIANLIREGKTFRINSSIQTGRKFGMTLLDDSLFNLWKNGLCDEHDVITRSNNPGELRVRVERAKRGIFDDDEDDDDDEYDD